A window of Sulfurimonas gotlandica GD1 contains these coding sequences:
- a CDS encoding 5-formyltetrahydrofolate cyclo-ligase — MPLTKSIFRENCIKKIKNASPHSRYYRNAMINKLLINELKNIKGAKVLFYYPLPFEADIRKSLNKIRQKCDIFVPFMQDSSFKIVPFRLPLKKKKFNIYEAGNTLRNINKIDIAIVPTIGVDGKLQRIGFGKGMYDRFFEKLKKKPYTIFIQPEICFTKEFICDDYDVACDLLLTPRSTKRPRKYYG, encoded by the coding sequence ATGCCTCTTACAAAATCAATATTTAGAGAAAATTGTATAAAAAAAATAAAAAATGCGTCTCCTCATAGCAGATATTATAGAAATGCTATGATAAACAAGCTCCTAATTAATGAGTTAAAAAACATTAAAGGTGCAAAAGTGTTATTTTATTATCCGTTACCATTCGAAGCAGATATAAGAAAATCACTTAACAAAATTCGTCAAAAATGTGATATTTTTGTTCCATTTATGCAAGATTCAAGTTTTAAGATAGTACCATTTAGATTGCCGCTTAAGAAGAAGAAATTTAATATTTACGAAGCGGGAAACACACTAAGAAATATAAATAAAATTGATATAGCCATAGTACCTACAATTGGGGTTGATGGTAAATTACAACGAATAGGTTTTGGAAAAGGGATGTATGATCGTTTCTTTGAAAAGTTAAAAAAGAAACCATACACGATTTTTATACAGCCGGAGATTTGTTTTACAAAAGAGTTTATTTGCGATGATTATGATGTCGCATGTGATTTACTGTTGACACCACGCTCAACTAAGAGACCAAGAAAGTATTACGGCTAG
- a CDS encoding TlpA family protein disulfide reductase: protein MFKKLTTTLLLSSVLFFAGCSNEEPQNVNDIISTNEYVLTALDNKQYIVKKEGSGFVLKDAKGKVVIFDIFATWCPPCRGAATHLTSLQEKYKDNLIIIGVTIEDSIPNSKLLEFRKTYNANYTLVNSDQNRRLADTIVNELKLGDRYPIPVMALYKDGKYINHFIGSIEEELIENDIKLAIGQ from the coding sequence ATGTTTAAAAAATTAACTACAACACTTTTATTAAGTTCTGTTCTATTCTTCGCTGGATGCTCTAATGAAGAACCTCAAAATGTAAACGATATTATTTCAACAAATGAGTATGTATTAACAGCTCTTGACAATAAACAATATATAGTTAAAAAAGAGGGCTCAGGCTTTGTACTTAAAGATGCCAAAGGCAAGGTAGTTATCTTTGATATATTTGCAACTTGGTGTCCGCCATGTCGTGGAGCAGCAACTCATCTTACTTCACTTCAAGAAAAATACAAAGATAATCTAATTATCATAGGTGTTACAATAGAAGATAGCATTCCAAACTCAAAACTTTTAGAGTTTAGAAAAACATACAATGCAAATTACACTTTGGTTAATTCTGATCAAAACCGTAGATTAGCTGACACAATCGTAAATGAGTTAAAACTTGGAGATAGATATCCTATCCCTGTAATGGCACTTTACAAAGATGGAAAATATATAAATCACTTCATTGGTTCAATCGAAGAAGAACTTATAGAAAATGACATCAAATTGGCTATTGGTCAATAA
- the ftsY gene encoding signal recognition particle-docking protein FtsY has translation MFGFIKKSLARTADAIRTVAPKRKISFTKGELEDILLEADVEYDLVEIIINEIYQDKVTRDILRSKLLATLAYTSYKEPEFTAPFVELIVGVNGAGKTTTISKLAQRYKNEGKKVILGAGDTFRAAAIEQLTLWSKKLDIPIVSSKQGHDSSAVAFDTIDSAKAKGFDNVIIDTAGRLHTQTNLANELKKINRICDKAHPGSPHRTILIIDGTQGNSAIAQAKAFNEMIGIDGIIITKLDGTAKGGSIFSIAYALELPILFVGTGEQPENLTPFDKYEFVDGLLDAIFVEEEIASNK, from the coding sequence ATGTTTGGTTTTATAAAAAAATCTCTAGCTAGGACAGCAGATGCGATTAGAACTGTTGCACCAAAAAGAAAGATTTCATTTACAAAAGGTGAGCTTGAAGATATTCTACTAGAAGCAGATGTAGAGTATGACTTAGTAGAGATCATCATAAATGAAATCTACCAAGACAAAGTAACAAGAGATATTTTACGTTCAAAACTTTTAGCGACCCTAGCTTACACTTCTTACAAAGAACCTGAGTTTACAGCTCCATTTGTAGAACTAATAGTTGGTGTTAATGGTGCTGGTAAAACTACAACAATCTCAAAACTTGCCCAAAGATATAAAAATGAAGGTAAAAAAGTAATACTAGGTGCAGGAGATACATTTCGTGCAGCTGCTATAGAACAACTTACCCTCTGGTCTAAGAAGCTTGATATTCCTATTGTCTCATCAAAGCAAGGTCATGATTCATCAGCAGTAGCCTTTGATACAATAGATTCTGCAAAAGCTAAAGGCTTTGACAATGTAATCATCGACACTGCAGGTCGCCTCCACACACAGACAAATCTGGCTAATGAGCTTAAAAAGATTAACCGCATCTGTGACAAAGCCCATCCTGGTTCTCCGCACAGAACAATATTAATTATTGATGGGACACAAGGAAACTCTGCCATAGCTCAAGCAAAAGCTTTCAATGAGATGATAGGTATTGATGGTATTATCATTACAAAACTAGACGGAACTGCAAAAGGTGGTTCTATCTTCTCTATTGCATACGCATTAGAGCTGCCTATTCTTTTTGTAGGAACTGGCGAACAACCAGAAAATCTAACACCGTTTGACAAATATGAGTTTGTAGATGGATTACTAGATGCTATCTTCGTTGAAGAAGAGATAGCAAGCAATAAGTAA
- a CDS encoding WD40 repeat domain-containing protein — MHLKTKLIKTLSITSLLLLFGCSTQESKPKIVKATATIKQELTKEIQPTPKIIKHSEPKQMNIEPLKVKKNEKQAQEISKVETLKPQEKKNIPDKNIKTILAHAGIVTSIAITPDNKYILSASEDKTLKLWDIQTAKNIKTFEGHKDWVNAVDISKNSKYVLSASDDKTLILWDIETADNIRIFKGHKDSVTSVVITPDSKYAFSGSVDSTIKLWDISTGKLLKTFKGHKSTVTSLIITPDTKHILSTSFDKTLKLWNISTGKEIRTFKGHLGGVISADITTDSKYAISASNNNSLILWDMETAKVIKTFKTPSYDVLSLKITPDAKYFISGNSDETLRLWDINTIKVIKTYKLMSGQVWSVAMTSDAKLAFAGSYKTIIICKLPFTKDEKQSQ, encoded by the coding sequence ATGCATTTAAAAACTAAGCTTATTAAAACGCTGAGTATTACCAGCCTACTACTTCTTTTTGGATGCTCTACTCAAGAGAGCAAACCAAAGATAGTAAAAGCTACAGCTACAATAAAACAAGAGCTTACAAAAGAGATACAACCAACACCCAAAATAATAAAACATTCAGAGCCTAAGCAAATGAATATAGAACCTTTAAAAGTAAAAAAAAATGAAAAGCAAGCTCAAGAGATAAGCAAAGTCGAAACACTAAAACCACAAGAGAAAAAAAATATACCAGATAAAAATATTAAAACTATTCTAGCTCACGCAGGTATTGTTACCTCTATAGCTATAACTCCAGACAACAAATACATTCTCTCAGCAAGTGAAGATAAAACACTAAAACTATGGGACATACAAACAGCTAAAAATATAAAAACTTTTGAAGGTCATAAAGATTGGGTAAACGCTGTAGATATTTCTAAAAACTCTAAATATGTTCTCTCAGCAAGTGATGATAAAACCTTAATATTATGGGATATAGAAACAGCTGATAATATAAGAATTTTTAAAGGTCATAAAGATTCCGTAACGTCTGTAGTAATAACTCCAGATAGTAAATATGCTTTCTCAGGTAGTGTAGATAGCACTATAAAGCTATGGGATATTTCTACAGGTAAATTATTAAAAACTTTTAAGGGGCACAAAAGTACTGTAACATCTTTAATTATCACTCCAGATACTAAGCATATTCTCTCAACAAGTTTTGATAAAACACTTAAGCTTTGGAATATTTCTACAGGCAAAGAGATTAGAACTTTTAAAGGGCATCTGGGTGGTGTAATCTCAGCAGATATAACTACAGATTCAAAATATGCTATATCTGCAAGCAATAACAATAGTTTAATATTATGGGATATGGAAACAGCTAAAGTTATCAAAACTTTTAAAACTCCTTCTTATGATGTTTTATCTCTGAAAATAACTCCAGATGCTAAATATTTTATATCTGGAAATTCTGATGAAACTTTAAGATTGTGGGATATAAACACAATTAAAGTAATAAAAACATATAAACTAATGAGTGGTCAAGTATGGTCAGTGGCAATGACTTCAGATGCGAAACTTGCATTTGCAGGAAGTTATAAAACCATCATAATATGTAAACTTCCTTTTACAAAAGATGAAAAACAAAGTCAGTAG
- the radA gene encoding DNA repair protein RadA, producing MAKKKILFECQHCGLTTPKWMGKCTNCGAWDSFVELTEHQQEVVKQTKSASSTSSKAVSINDIEESEVYRYSSLDKELDGVLGGGIVPGSLTLIGGSPGVGKSTLLLKVASNIASSNKNVLYVTGEESSGQIKLRANRLNSNNDTLYLLSEIRLEQILVELEHREYEFIIIDSIQTIYSENIASAPGSVTQVRQITFELMRIAKERDIAIFIIGHITKEGSIAGPRVLEHMVDTVLYFEGDSSQELRILRGFKNRFGPTSEIGVFEMRSDGLVSATDVASRFFNRNSEQAGSALTVVMEGSRPIILEVQALVSESHTSNSKRQATGFDNNRLNMLLALLERKLEIPLSGYDVFINITGGIKITETSADLAILAAIISSFRNRAISKETVFIGEVSLVGDVREVYGTDVRLKEAKMQNITKVLLAKKPLEKTTMKIFIVDEVTKLLEWY from the coding sequence ATGGCTAAAAAAAAGATTTTATTTGAGTGTCAGCACTGTGGACTTACTACTCCAAAATGGATGGGAAAATGTACAAACTGTGGAGCATGGGATTCCTTTGTTGAACTAACAGAGCATCAGCAAGAAGTAGTTAAGCAGACTAAGTCTGCATCTAGTACCTCGTCAAAAGCTGTAAGTATAAATGATATAGAAGAGAGTGAAGTATATAGATACAGTTCTCTTGACAAAGAACTTGACGGTGTTCTTGGCGGAGGAATCGTTCCAGGATCACTCACTTTAATCGGAGGAAGTCCTGGTGTTGGTAAATCTACTTTACTTCTAAAAGTTGCTTCAAATATTGCTTCTTCGAACAAAAATGTACTTTATGTTACTGGTGAAGAATCAAGCGGACAGATAAAACTTAGAGCCAATCGTCTAAACTCAAACAATGACACTCTGTATCTTCTTAGTGAGATTAGACTAGAGCAAATTTTAGTAGAACTTGAACATAGAGAGTATGAGTTTATTATTATAGATTCTATTCAAACTATATACTCAGAGAACATAGCTTCAGCACCAGGTTCTGTAACACAAGTCAGACAGATAACTTTTGAGCTTATGAGAATAGCAAAAGAGAGAGATATAGCCATATTTATCATTGGTCATATTACTAAAGAAGGTTCTATTGCAGGTCCTAGAGTTCTTGAACATATGGTTGACACCGTTTTATATTTTGAGGGAGACAGCTCACAAGAGTTAAGAATATTAAGAGGATTTAAGAATCGTTTCGGACCAACTAGTGAGATAGGTGTGTTTGAAATGAGAAGTGATGGATTAGTCTCTGCAACAGATGTAGCATCCAGATTTTTCAACCGTAATTCAGAACAGGCTGGTTCTGCACTTACTGTTGTCATGGAAGGATCTCGTCCTATTATTCTAGAAGTACAAGCACTTGTTTCTGAATCCCACACTTCTAACTCAAAAAGACAAGCCACTGGTTTTGACAACAATCGACTAAACATGCTTTTAGCACTTCTTGAGAGAAAACTAGAGATTCCGCTATCTGGATATGATGTATTTATAAATATAACCGGAGGTATAAAAATCACTGAAACAAGTGCCGACTTAGCTATATTGGCAGCAATAATTAGTAGTTTTAGAAATCGGGCAATTTCAAAAGAAACTGTATTTATAGGTGAAGTATCTCTAGTCGGTGATGTTAGAGAAGTCTACGGTACAGATGTTAGACTCAAAGAAGCTAAGATGCAAAATATAACAAAAGTACTTTTGGCAAAAAAACCGCTTGAAAAAACTACAATGAAAATTTTTATAGTAGATGAAGTAACAAAACTACTAGAATGGTATTAA
- a CDS encoding carbonic anhydrase produces the protein MNLEDYAEGNQLFKSYFKKNKESLLKLVTSGQSPKALFIGCSDSRVIPDLMVQSDPGDLFVIRNVGNFVPPYKPDEDFHATASGIEYAVSILKVKEVIICGHTHCGACSSLYEEIDDPSLIHTKKWLELGKSAKTSAILSLGVNAPKEELLRLTEKLSIMKQIDNLLTYPIIKARFEAGTLSIHGWYYDIETGNIDYYNAETCEFLPLKDLVQTSDNL, from the coding sequence ATGAACCTAGAGGACTATGCAGAGGGCAATCAGCTTTTTAAATCTTACTTTAAAAAGAACAAAGAGTCACTTCTTAAACTTGTTACTAGTGGTCAAAGTCCAAAAGCTCTGTTTATAGGTTGCTCTGATTCTAGGGTAATACCAGACTTAATGGTTCAATCTGATCCAGGTGATTTATTTGTAATTAGAAATGTAGGTAACTTTGTTCCTCCATATAAACCAGATGAAGATTTCCATGCAACAGCTTCTGGGATTGAATATGCAGTTAGTATTTTAAAAGTCAAAGAAGTTATAATATGTGGGCACACCCACTGTGGGGCATGTAGCAGCCTTTATGAAGAGATAGATGATCCATCACTTATTCACACAAAGAAATGGCTTGAACTGGGGAAAAGTGCAAAAACAAGTGCAATTTTAAGCCTTGGTGTGAATGCTCCTAAAGAAGAACTTTTACGATTAACAGAAAAATTATCTATCATGAAGCAAATTGACAATCTTTTAACATATCCTATTATTAAAGCAAGATTTGAGGCTGGTACTTTATCTATTCATGGATGGTACTACGACATAGAAACTGGTAATATTGATTACTATAATGCAGAAACATGCGAGTTCTTGCCACTAAAAGATTTGGTACAAACAAGTGATAATTTATAA
- the fliL gene encoding flagellar basal body-associated protein FliL, which yields MAEESTTAEGATKEKKSSNMLMIIIIVVLILIIVGGAVVALLLMGGDDEQATMNQAAPQANEKSASQPKKSNSGEYSNSRKLNDIGILYPLDSFTVNLKSDSGRRYLKVTMSLELEGEELSLELDKKAPVLRDRVIRILTSKSLEEISSKKGKQKISDQIMDTLNAMISDGRIKGIYFTEFVVQ from the coding sequence ATGGCAGAAGAAAGCACGACAGCAGAAGGTGCAACCAAAGAGAAAAAATCAAGTAATATGTTGATGATTATCATCATCGTTGTTCTTATACTTATAATAGTTGGTGGTGCTGTAGTAGCCTTACTTTTAATGGGTGGTGATGATGAGCAAGCTACGATGAATCAGGCTGCGCCTCAAGCTAATGAAAAAAGTGCTTCACAACCTAAAAAAAGCAACTCTGGAGAGTATAGCAACTCTAGAAAATTAAACGATATCGGTATTTTATACCCACTAGACTCTTTCACAGTAAACTTAAAAAGTGATTCTGGTCGTCGTTACCTAAAAGTTACTATGTCATTAGAGCTAGAAGGAGAAGAACTAAGTTTAGAACTAGATAAGAAAGCTCCTGTTCTTAGGGATAGAGTTATTAGAATCTTAACATCTAAATCATTAGAAGAAATATCTTCTAAAAAAGGTAAGCAAAAAATTAGTGATCAAATCATGGATACTCTAAACGCTATGATTTCAGACGGTCGCATTAAAGGTATATACTTTACGGAATTTGTTGTTCAGTAA
- the acpS gene encoding holo-ACP synthase — MIGVDLIKTSRMNRLIERFGEKALLRFLSPEEIKLVKNYKTASGFWAVKEAVSKALGVGIGKECAFEDIKISKTERGAPKLELSQKLIDNFNIADTSVSITHDGEYAIAVVAIQIN, encoded by the coding sequence ATGATTGGTGTAGACCTTATAAAAACTTCTCGCATGAATCGCTTAATAGAGCGATTTGGCGAAAAAGCACTTCTTAGATTTTTATCTCCTGAGGAAATTAAACTTGTTAAAAACTATAAAACTGCTTCTGGCTTTTGGGCTGTAAAAGAAGCTGTTTCTAAAGCTCTTGGTGTTGGTATTGGTAAAGAGTGTGCATTTGAGGATATAAAGATATCAAAAACTGAGAGAGGCGCTCCAAAGCTGGAACTATCTCAAAAATTAATTGATAACTTTAATATAGCAGACACCTCAGTTTCCATCACTCATGATGGTGAGTACGCTATTGCAGTAGTAGCAATTCAGATAAATTAA
- the thiS gene encoding sulfur carrier protein ThiS: MNIVINGESREFDSGITLSKLLKELSLEGKVMAAAVNMEIVKQNDWESYKLKDSDKLELLDFVGGG, encoded by the coding sequence ATGAATATAGTAATAAATGGTGAATCAAGAGAGTTTGATAGCGGTATAACTCTTTCAAAGCTACTTAAAGAGTTGTCTCTAGAAGGTAAAGTTATGGCAGCAGCTGTAAATATGGAGATTGTAAAACAAAATGATTGGGAATCTTACAAACTAAAAGATTCAGATAAGTTAGAGCTGCTTGATTTTGTCGGTGGTGGTTAA
- a CDS encoding response regulator transcription factor, protein MNDKMLNSKEILKYTKNLSILFVEDHDELRENTTEILKNFFHKVDYAEDGKVALRKYREYHKENSKYYDIVLSDIQMPNLNGVELTSKLYEINPSQLLIILSAHDDTRYLLPLINLGIEQFVKKPIDYQELLRALLNSSKKMQYGSTTVAPVASKKIYLSSNVIFDKDNSALIENEKMVYLTKYEIIFMQFLSNSIGKIYSNEDIASQYEQLEENLDIQNIRKLVSKLRKKLPENSLESIYGIGYRIIPFIEE, encoded by the coding sequence GTGAATGATAAAATGCTAAACTCAAAAGAGATACTTAAATATACAAAAAACCTTTCAATTTTATTTGTAGAAGATCATGATGAACTCAGAGAAAATACAACTGAAATATTGAAAAACTTTTTTCACAAAGTTGATTATGCTGAAGATGGAAAAGTAGCATTAAGAAAATATAGAGAGTACCATAAAGAGAACTCTAAATATTATGACATTGTGCTAAGTGATATCCAGATGCCTAATTTAAACGGGGTTGAACTTACATCTAAATTATATGAGATAAATCCTTCTCAGCTTTTGATCATATTATCAGCACATGATGATACAAGATATCTCCTGCCTCTTATTAACTTGGGTATCGAACAGTTTGTTAAAAAACCTATTGATTATCAAGAATTGCTAAGAGCCTTACTAAATAGTTCTAAAAAAATGCAATATGGCTCTACAACAGTAGCACCAGTTGCCTCTAAAAAAATATACTTAAGCAGTAATGTTATCTTTGATAAAGACAACAGTGCTCTTATAGAAAATGAGAAGATGGTTTATTTAACTAAGTATGAAATAATTTTCATGCAGTTTCTAAGTAACAGTATTGGTAAAATATATTCAAATGAAGATATAGCAAGCCAATATGAACAGCTAGAAGAAAACCTAGATATTCAAAACATAAGAAAGTTAGTTTCTAAACTAAGAAAAAAACTGCCTGAAAACTCTTTAGAGAGTATTTATGGAATTGGTTATAGAATCATTCCATTTATAGAAGAATAG
- a CDS encoding group III truncated hemoglobin codes for MLTSEITKENLNKMVIRFYTKILNDNVVGPFFIEKLGDDLNNDTWKPHIILLTNFWASIALGDQNYRGNPLAPHLELEGLRRESFDQWLKLFFETLDSIYEPRTADMFKQRSTIIAGNFMRNLRIA; via the coding sequence ATGTTAACAAGTGAAATTACAAAAGAAAATCTAAATAAGATGGTTATCCGATTTTATACAAAAATATTAAATGATAATGTAGTAGGCCCTTTTTTTATTGAAAAATTAGGTGATGATTTAAATAACGATACATGGAAACCTCATATAATACTTCTGACAAATTTTTGGGCTTCTATTGCTTTGGGGGACCAGAATTATAGAGGCAATCCCTTAGCACCACATTTAGAATTAGAGGGGCTTAGACGTGAATCTTTCGATCAGTGGCTAAAACTGTTTTTTGAGACATTAGACAGTATTTATGAACCACGTACAGCAGATATGTTTAAACAAAGAAGTACAATAATCGCAGGAAACTTTATGAGAAACTTGAGGATAGCATAG
- a CDS encoding alpha/beta hydrolase, with amino-acid sequence MKNLELDNIFIPSKIPSKKLMIILHGRGDSSEGFTSLPPFLDIDEMNYLLLDAPFEYYTGFSWYPLPPDQLPGIEYSSNVLTKVLDELFEEKFNANESFLFGFSQGSLLTFEFGARYSKVLAGYIAVSGYIYNEHKLLEDMNQDVKNSNWLCTHGIYDDVLPFETSKEQVRVLKDAGFDIEFKSYEKDHSIDRNELVMISEWMRNILE; translated from the coding sequence ATGAAAAATTTAGAATTAGATAATATTTTTATACCCTCAAAAATTCCTTCAAAAAAGTTAATGATAATTCTTCATGGACGTGGAGACTCATCTGAAGGTTTCACTTCACTTCCTCCATTCTTAGACATAGACGAAATGAATTACCTTTTACTGGACGCCCCTTTTGAATACTATACTGGGTTTTCATGGTATCCATTGCCACCTGATCAACTTCCTGGAATTGAGTATTCATCAAATGTTCTTACAAAAGTTTTGGATGAATTGTTTGAAGAAAAGTTTAATGCTAACGAGAGTTTTTTATTTGGTTTTTCACAAGGTTCACTACTTACTTTTGAATTTGGAGCTAGGTATAGTAAAGTTTTAGCTGGCTATATAGCAGTTAGTGGATACATCTATAATGAACATAAATTACTTGAAGATATGAACCAAGATGTTAAAAACTCAAACTGGCTCTGTACTCATGGAATATATGATGATGTTCTACCGTTTGAAACATCTAAAGAGCAAGTTAGAGTGCTTAAAGATGCTGGCTTTGATATAGAATTTAAAAGTTATGAAAAAGATCATAGTATTGACAGAAATGAGTTAGTAATGATATCTGAGTGGATGAGAAATATTTTGGAGTAA
- a CDS encoding PAS domain-containing sensor histidine kinase gives MMHSNESILRCKNIEVLDDHVAIYNNYNTNEILFFIEKNNFEILFGMEIEEDNINNGINLVNIIHPDDIDLFCISNPADITHQRFQLNFRIIRPDKHVIILKGIFNIILEHDLKNTTIFQVQLNDVRCLNANNNDLSTVKINFEAMMKHTNDFIFFKDANHVLTASSDSLAIITGYKKGSDIIGKIDYELFPFEHAEVYYKLEKEIYKGNIPHIEEVQPFTDENGNDGWVNNRKYPIKNAQGDIIGLFGIARIVTQDIKNQNKIKEQKQQLEKAQHIAHIGSWTLDVVNNKLFWSDEVYNIFEKDKNNINLSYDTFLASIHPDDKEVVSTAFLTSIQNKTSYDTVHRLLLDGERVKYVHEKGEHKFDTNGNIISSFGTVQDITNIKEYENEIRQKDEIMIAQSRLAAMGEMISMIAHQWRQPLAAIGVCADTILVDIELETSSEEETIKLASAISSQTQHLSKTIDDFRNFFKLENEKENESVINVLNNAIDLIMKSLKDQEITCKVNSQTDEKITIFSRELLQVFINILNNAKYALAEYRHEDRKIEIEIKDINGAIVTKIYNNGGQIEQDNLNKIFEPYFSTKEEKNGTGLGLYMCKMIIEQHMNGKLLVENIDEGVCFSIHIPKDK, from the coding sequence ATGATGCATTCAAATGAATCAATTCTTCGTTGTAAAAATATAGAAGTTTTAGATGATCATGTAGCTATTTATAATAATTACAATACTAACGAGATACTATTTTTTATAGAAAAAAATAACTTTGAAATTTTATTTGGTATGGAGATTGAAGAAGATAACATTAATAATGGAATTAATCTTGTAAATATTATTCATCCTGATGATATTGATCTCTTTTGCATCTCCAATCCTGCAGATATAACCCACCAAAGGTTTCAATTAAACTTTCGTATTATAAGACCAGATAAACATGTAATTATATTAAAAGGCATTTTTAACATAATTTTAGAACATGATCTTAAAAATACAACTATTTTTCAAGTTCAATTAAATGATGTAAGATGCTTAAATGCAAATAATAATGATTTGAGTACTGTTAAAATAAACTTTGAAGCAATGATGAAGCATACAAATGACTTTATCTTTTTCAAAGATGCCAATCATGTCTTAACAGCTTCAAGTGATTCACTTGCAATAATTACAGGATATAAAAAAGGGTCTGATATTATTGGTAAAATCGACTATGAACTATTTCCTTTTGAGCATGCTGAAGTCTACTACAAACTTGAAAAAGAGATATACAAAGGAAATATTCCGCACATTGAAGAAGTTCAACCGTTCACTGATGAAAACGGTAACGATGGGTGGGTGAACAATCGTAAATATCCAATTAAAAATGCTCAAGGAGATATTATTGGACTATTTGGCATCGCTCGTATTGTTACACAAGATATCAAAAATCAAAATAAGATAAAAGAGCAAAAGCAACAACTAGAAAAAGCCCAACATATCGCACATATTGGAAGCTGGACTTTAGATGTAGTTAATAACAAGCTCTTTTGGTCTGATGAAGTATATAATATTTTTGAAAAAGATAAAAATAATATTAATCTATCATATGATACTTTCTTAGCGTCTATACATCCTGATGATAAAGAAGTTGTCAGCACAGCATTCTTAACTTCTATTCAAAATAAAACATCATACGATACAGTCCATAGACTTTTACTAGATGGAGAGAGAGTTAAATATGTTCATGAAAAAGGTGAACATAAATTTGATACAAATGGAAATATAATTAGTTCATTTGGAACTGTACAGGACATAACAAATATTAAAGAGTATGAGAATGAAATAAGACAAAAAGATGAAATCATGATAGCACAATCACGTCTTGCAGCGATGGGAGAGATGATAAGCATGATTGCTCATCAATGGAGACAGCCTCTAGCTGCAATAGGTGTCTGTGCTGACACAATTCTTGTTGATATAGAACTTGAGACAAGCAGTGAAGAAGAAACTATAAAATTAGCATCTGCAATTTCATCTCAAACTCAACACCTATCTAAAACTATAGATGACTTTAGAAACTTTTTTAAATTAGAAAATGAAAAAGAGAATGAAAGTGTCATAAATGTTCTCAACAATGCTATTGATCTTATAATGAAAAGTTTAAAAGACCAGGAGATTACCTGCAAAGTAAATTCGCAAACAGATGAGAAAATAACAATTTTTTCAAGAGAACTTTTACAAGTATTTATAAATATACTCAATAATGCAAAATATGCTTTAGCTGAGTATAGACATGAAGATAGAAAGATAGAAATAGAAATAAAAGATATAAATGGAGCTATTGTTACTAAGATATATAACAATGGAGGGCAAATAGAACAGGATAACCTAAATAAGATTTTTGAGCCTTATTTTTCTACAAAAGAAGAAAAAAATGGAACAGGACTCGGTCTTTACATGTGTAAGATGATAATTGAACAACATATGAATGGTAAGCTATTAGTTGAAAATATAGACGAAGGGGTCTGTTTTAGTATTCATATACCTAAAGATAAATAG